In one window of Ignatzschineria indica DNA:
- a CDS encoding TolC family protein, producing the protein MKSMPFVKRITIILGSIILASCANSNSPSLNSQEIEIKEVNSAEAQKLLALSKQLEQKVQESNQLKLDEKNEKANYKKRGNSITLVDAAQEIILFHPRVAQAKGEERTEEELIAVAESKYYPQINGGIGMRRDSNRSDRYDREFLQDINLEIEQVLYDFGKRSSAVKSAEYSYLTAKAYTSMTNEELMHIAALTVVAADRYKKLMQLSQDQVQRIAALGKLVDERYEKGASNLSDVYQAKSRLDDVLSEELDVATQHQTVLRTLGIIIGQPQLSNATIGSLPAGLSLACDVAPDWSAIPAYQVAELEAERALAELERAKADELPTISLRGNASRALNATPRYGSRIDSTVSLNVTMPVYQGGGLSASKRAAANRAQSADAKKAEVQLDVSQKLSDTQVNLENLHKRKNLLMQRVDNLKHTKELYKKQYLELGTRTLVDLLNSEREYHQAQVEVVNNQLDIIQAQLDCAFYQGQLGKSLGINQYR; encoded by the coding sequence ATGAAAAGTATGCCTTTTGTTAAAAGAATAACTATTATCCTCGGAAGTATAATATTAGCTTCTTGCGCCAACAGTAATAGCCCTTCACTTAATTCTCAAGAGATTGAGATAAAAGAGGTTAACAGTGCAGAAGCGCAAAAATTATTAGCTTTATCGAAACAACTAGAGCAGAAAGTTCAAGAATCGAATCAGCTAAAGTTAGATGAGAAGAATGAGAAGGCGAATTATAAGAAGAGAGGCAATAGTATTACTCTTGTTGATGCTGCTCAAGAAATCATTCTATTTCATCCTCGTGTAGCTCAGGCGAAAGGAGAAGAGCGTACCGAAGAGGAGTTAATTGCAGTTGCGGAATCGAAATACTACCCTCAAATTAATGGGGGTATTGGGATGCGTAGAGATAGTAATCGCTCAGATCGTTATGATCGTGAGTTTTTACAAGATATCAATCTTGAAATAGAGCAAGTTCTCTATGATTTTGGTAAAAGATCAAGTGCAGTTAAGAGTGCAGAGTATAGTTATTTGACGGCAAAAGCTTATACATCAATGACGAATGAAGAGCTAATGCATATCGCCGCATTGACAGTTGTTGCTGCAGATCGTTATAAAAAGTTGATGCAGTTATCTCAAGATCAAGTACAAAGAATTGCAGCATTAGGAAAGCTAGTTGATGAGAGATATGAAAAGGGAGCAAGCAATCTTTCCGACGTTTATCAAGCAAAATCGCGCTTAGATGATGTTCTATCTGAAGAGCTAGATGTTGCAACCCAGCATCAAACAGTTTTGAGAACATTAGGGATTATTATCGGTCAGCCCCAATTGAGTAATGCAACGATTGGATCGCTTCCTGCCGGTCTCTCTTTAGCTTGTGACGTTGCACCTGATTGGAGTGCTATCCCTGCATATCAAGTAGCAGAATTGGAAGCTGAACGGGCGCTTGCTGAGCTTGAAAGGGCAAAAGCAGATGAACTACCAACCATTTCATTGAGAGGAAATGCTTCAAGAGCGCTCAATGCTACGCCTCGTTATGGTTCGCGCATTGATTCTACCGTGAGTCTTAATGTGACGATGCCGGTATATCAAGGGGGAGGGCTGTCAGCTAGTAAGCGAGCTGCTGCGAATCGAGCTCAATCAGCTGATGCTAAAAAAGCTGAGGTTCAATTAGATGTGAGTCAAAAATTGAGCGATACCCAAGTCAATTTAGAAAACCTCCATAAGCGGAAAAATCTCTTGATGCAACGTGTTGATAATCTTAAACATACTAAAGAGTTATATAAGAAACAATATTTAGAATTAGGAACTAGAACGTTAGTTGATCTATTAAATTCTGAGCGAGAATATCATCAGGCTCAGGTTGAAGTTGTCAATAACCAGCTTGATATCATTCAAGCACAATTAGATTGTGCATTTTATCAAGGCCAATTAGGGAAAAGTTTAGGTATAAATCAATATCGTTGA
- the pdxS gene encoding pyridoxal 5'-phosphate synthase lyase subunit PdxS, which yields MSQFIEMPKRGVIMDVVNVEEAKIAEAAGACAVMALERVPSDIRKEGGVARTTDPALIESIQKAVSIPVMAKVRIGHIAEARILEAMNIDYIDESEVLTPADDVYHLLKSDYRVPFVCGCRNLGEALRRLGEGAKMLRTKGEPGTGNIVEAVRHMREVNAEIRQLVNMADDELMVFARDHQAPYELVKEVKRLGRLPVVNYAAGGVATPADAVLMMLLGADGVFVGSGIFKSENPEKFASAIVQATKNYEDFELLVQLSKNLGTPMSGLEISKIPSDEIMAGR from the coding sequence ATGAGTCAATTTATCGAAATGCCTAAACGTGGCGTGATTATGGATGTTGTGAATGTTGAAGAGGCTAAAATTGCAGAGGCTGCAGGTGCCTGTGCAGTGATGGCATTAGAGCGAGTACCTTCTGACATTCGTAAAGAGGGAGGAGTTGCCAGAACAACAGACCCGGCATTAATCGAATCGATCCAGAAAGCAGTATCGATTCCTGTGATGGCAAAAGTTCGTATAGGGCATATTGCAGAAGCTAGAATTTTAGAGGCGATGAATATCGACTATATTGATGAGAGTGAGGTGTTAACGCCGGCAGATGATGTTTACCATCTTTTAAAGAGTGATTATCGTGTTCCATTTGTTTGTGGGTGCCGTAATCTTGGCGAAGCATTACGTCGCTTAGGTGAGGGGGCAAAAATGCTTAGAACTAAGGGTGAACCCGGGACAGGAAATATTGTTGAAGCTGTGCGTCATATGCGTGAAGTGAATGCTGAGATTCGTCAGTTAGTGAATATGGCTGATGATGAACTGATGGTTTTTGCACGAGATCATCAAGCACCTTATGAATTAGTGAAAGAGGTAAAACGATTAGGACGATTACCGGTTGTTAACTATGCGGCAGGTGGTGTTGCAACACCCGCTGATGCTGTATTAATGATGCTTTTAGGTGCTGATGGAGTATTTGTAGGATCCGGTATCTTTAAATCTGAAAACCCTGAGAAGTTTGCATCTGCTATTGTGCAAGCGACTAAAAATTATGAGGATTTTGAGCTTTTAGTACAACTTTCTAAAAATTTAGGGACCCCAATGAGTGGCCTTGAAATCTCAAAAATTCCATCTGATGAGATTATGGCAGGTCGATAA